In Prunus dulcis chromosome 1, ALMONDv2, whole genome shotgun sequence, the following are encoded in one genomic region:
- the LOC117614571 gene encoding protein ANTI-SILENCING 1 isoform X2 produces the protein MVEVETSEELEFKWGKKKGRGGRNKDVQFYESFTYDGVEYGLYDCVYLYKESEPEPEIGKLIKIWETGEKAKKVKVLWFFRPCEILNFLGAEEILENELFLASGEGVGLANLNPLEAIAGKCNVLCISKNKENPLPSAEELQMAEFVFRRTFDVGQQKIMDKIDGQIAGIDVKFMFNRMDIQKPGGVLKVDLGKNEVCGNSIESNETMVLSKKNSFKEHVTLEKIGNCVDSSTQENADLVKHKPSLVEKPAFVVGLKSSDMDKTNEKGEHASNPKALLRSKVKSNEGEVRRGKVHAGQVVEEENVKCTKDSVDLDNRPTKKAKIDCTIKVSDDKGKICEQRHVKVEEKIRCTKGSGELDHGQSKSKLNTSTKVVNDKSKSSDHKRMNDKKVLSSTASTLDDKCKVKNMENSLGTNKAPCKKTKLDDKATTLSNVKLPKTSQRKDFLGTNEGPSKKMKPDVKVTTLSDGKLPPPTESQNKAKNYGFQVLEVTERPDADRRTWFKGFPWEDRMQTAHEQGTLVLLQNLDPAFTSAEVEDIVWHGFKETCTAKMIQRTSNSSPHSGLLSAASELALQKRNQFFLVI, from the exons ATGGTAGAAGTTGAGACAAGTGAAGAACTTGAATTTAAGtggggaaaaaagaaaggaaggggAGGGAGAAATAAGGATGTTCAGTTTTATGAATCTTTTACTTATGATGGCGTGGAGTATGGTCTTTATGATTGTGTTTATCTTTACAAGGAAAGTGAACCTGAGCCTGAGATTGGTAAGCTAATAAAAATATGGGAGACTGGTGAGAAGGCAAAGAAAGTCAAAGTTCTATGGTTTTTCCGCCCCTGtgagattttgaattttcttggAGCTGAAGAGATACTTGAGAATGAGTTGTTTTTGGCATCCGGTGAAGGTGTAGGCCTTGCGAATCTTAATCCATTG GAAGCCATTGCTGGAAAATGCAATGTTCTTTGCATTTCAAAGAACAAGGAAAATCCTCTACCTTCAGCTGAAGAACTTCAAATGGCTGAATTTGTATTTCGTCGAACTTTTGATGTTGGGCAGCAGAAAATCATGGATAAGATAGATGGACAAATTGCTGGGATTGATG TTAAATTCATGTTTAACCGAATGGATATTCAGAAGCCTGGTGGCGTTCTGAAAGTTGATTTAGGAAAAAACGAAGTTTGTGGGAATTCCATAGAAAGTAATGAAACAATGGTTCtatcaaagaaaaactcaTTTAAAGAACATGTCACTTTagagaaaattggaaattgtgTTGATTCTTCAACACAAGAAAATGCTGATTTGGTTAAGCATAAACCTTCGCTTGTAGAAAAGCCTGCTTTTGTTGTAGGTTTAAAATCAAGTGACATGGATAAAACTAATGAAAAAGGGGAACATGCGTCAAACCCCAAGGCCTTATTGAGGTCTAAAGTTAAAAGCAACGAGGGTGAGGTTAGACGTGGTAAAGTTCATGCAGGACAAGTTGTGGAGGAAGAAAATGTAAAGTGTACCAAGGATTCTGTTGATTTGGACAATAGGCCAACCAAGAAGGCGAAGATTGATTGTACTATTAAAGTATCCGATGATAAGGGAAAAATTTGTGAGCAAAGACATGTTAAGGTGGAAGAAAAGATAAGATGCACAAAGGGTTCTGGTGAATTGGACCATGGACAATCTAAGTCGAAGCTTAACACTTCAACCAAGGTGGTAAAtgacaaaagcaaaagcagtGACCATAAGCGTATGAATGATAAAAAGGTTTTATCATCAACTGCTTCGACACTTGATGATAAATGCAAAGTTAAAAATATGGAGAATTCTCTTGGGACAAACAAAGCCCCTTGCAAGAAGACGAAGCTCGATGATAAGGCAACAACTCTTTCTAATGTCAAGTTGCCTAAAACCTCTCAACGTAAGGATTTTCTTGGGACAAACGAAGGCCCTTCCAAGAAGATGAAGCCCGATGTTAAGGTTACGACGCTTTCTGATGGCAAGTTGCCACCTCCTACAGAGTCTCAGAATAAGGCCAAAAATTATGGTTTCCAAGTGTTGGAAGTCACTGAACGTCCCGATGCT GACAGAAGAACATGGTTTAAGGGAttt CCTTGGGAAGATAGAATGCAGACTGCACATGAGCAAGGCACCCTTGTTTTGCTCCAGAATTTGGATCCGGCATTCACTTCAGCAGAAGTGGAG GACATAGTATGGCATGGTTTCAAGGAAACTTGCACGGCTAAGATGATTCAGCGTACTTCAAATTCTAGCCCTCACTCAG GCCTCTTGTCGGCAGCATCGGAACTCGCTCTGCAGAAAAGaaaccaattttttttggtcatctAG
- the LOC117614571 gene encoding protein ANTI-SILENCING 1 isoform X1, which produces MVEVETSEELEFKWGKKKGRGGRNKDVQFYESFTYDGVEYGLYDCVYLYKESEPEPEIGKLIKIWETGEKAKKVKVLWFFRPCEILNFLGAEEILENELFLASGEGVGLANLNPLEAIAGKCNVLCISKNKENPLPSAEELQMAEFVFRRTFDVGQQKIMDKIDGQIAGIDVKFMFNRMDIQKPGGVLKVDLGKNEVCGNSIESNETMVLSKKNSFKEHVTLEKIGNCVDSSTQENADLVKHKPSLVEKPAFVVGLKSSDMDKTNEKGEHASNPKALLRSKVKSNEGEVRRGKVHAGQVVEEENVKCTKDSVDLDNRPTKKAKIDCTIKVSDDKGKICEQRHVKVEEKIRCTKGSGELDHGQSKSKLNTSTKVVNDKSKSSDHKRMNDKKVLSSTASTLDDKCKVKNMENSLGTNKAPCKKTKLDDKATTLSNVKLPKTSQRKDFLGTNEGPSKKMKPDVKVTTLSDGKLPPPTESQNKAKNYGFQVLEVTERPDADRRTWFKGFPWEDRMQTAHEQGTLVLLQNLDPAFTSAEVEDIVWHGFKETCTAKMIQRTSNSSPHSGQALVIFKTREAAQMVVRKLDEGCLLLSNGRPLVGSIGTRSAEKKPIFFGHLVIDKLRHQMLREREMKEAVSTSHCSQPNTTEYDMAMEWCLLQERSDLVWGNLYKQQGKELRKLKAELKAK; this is translated from the exons ATGGTAGAAGTTGAGACAAGTGAAGAACTTGAATTTAAGtggggaaaaaagaaaggaaggggAGGGAGAAATAAGGATGTTCAGTTTTATGAATCTTTTACTTATGATGGCGTGGAGTATGGTCTTTATGATTGTGTTTATCTTTACAAGGAAAGTGAACCTGAGCCTGAGATTGGTAAGCTAATAAAAATATGGGAGACTGGTGAGAAGGCAAAGAAAGTCAAAGTTCTATGGTTTTTCCGCCCCTGtgagattttgaattttcttggAGCTGAAGAGATACTTGAGAATGAGTTGTTTTTGGCATCCGGTGAAGGTGTAGGCCTTGCGAATCTTAATCCATTG GAAGCCATTGCTGGAAAATGCAATGTTCTTTGCATTTCAAAGAACAAGGAAAATCCTCTACCTTCAGCTGAAGAACTTCAAATGGCTGAATTTGTATTTCGTCGAACTTTTGATGTTGGGCAGCAGAAAATCATGGATAAGATAGATGGACAAATTGCTGGGATTGATG TTAAATTCATGTTTAACCGAATGGATATTCAGAAGCCTGGTGGCGTTCTGAAAGTTGATTTAGGAAAAAACGAAGTTTGTGGGAATTCCATAGAAAGTAATGAAACAATGGTTCtatcaaagaaaaactcaTTTAAAGAACATGTCACTTTagagaaaattggaaattgtgTTGATTCTTCAACACAAGAAAATGCTGATTTGGTTAAGCATAAACCTTCGCTTGTAGAAAAGCCTGCTTTTGTTGTAGGTTTAAAATCAAGTGACATGGATAAAACTAATGAAAAAGGGGAACATGCGTCAAACCCCAAGGCCTTATTGAGGTCTAAAGTTAAAAGCAACGAGGGTGAGGTTAGACGTGGTAAAGTTCATGCAGGACAAGTTGTGGAGGAAGAAAATGTAAAGTGTACCAAGGATTCTGTTGATTTGGACAATAGGCCAACCAAGAAGGCGAAGATTGATTGTACTATTAAAGTATCCGATGATAAGGGAAAAATTTGTGAGCAAAGACATGTTAAGGTGGAAGAAAAGATAAGATGCACAAAGGGTTCTGGTGAATTGGACCATGGACAATCTAAGTCGAAGCTTAACACTTCAACCAAGGTGGTAAAtgacaaaagcaaaagcagtGACCATAAGCGTATGAATGATAAAAAGGTTTTATCATCAACTGCTTCGACACTTGATGATAAATGCAAAGTTAAAAATATGGAGAATTCTCTTGGGACAAACAAAGCCCCTTGCAAGAAGACGAAGCTCGATGATAAGGCAACAACTCTTTCTAATGTCAAGTTGCCTAAAACCTCTCAACGTAAGGATTTTCTTGGGACAAACGAAGGCCCTTCCAAGAAGATGAAGCCCGATGTTAAGGTTACGACGCTTTCTGATGGCAAGTTGCCACCTCCTACAGAGTCTCAGAATAAGGCCAAAAATTATGGTTTCCAAGTGTTGGAAGTCACTGAACGTCCCGATGCT GACAGAAGAACATGGTTTAAGGGAttt CCTTGGGAAGATAGAATGCAGACTGCACATGAGCAAGGCACCCTTGTTTTGCTCCAGAATTTGGATCCGGCATTCACTTCAGCAGAAGTGGAG GACATAGTATGGCATGGTTTCAAGGAAACTTGCACGGCTAAGATGATTCAGCGTACTTCAAATTCTAGCCCTCACTCAG GACAAGCTCTcgttatttttaaaactagGGAAGCAGCACAGATGGTTGTTAGAAAATTAGATGAGGGCTGCTTGTTATTGTCAAATGGAAG GCCTCTTGTCGGCAGCATCGGAACTCGCTCTGCAGAAAAGaaaccaattttttttggtcatctAGTTATTGATAAACTTCGGCACCAAATGCTGCGGGAAAGGGAGATG AAAGAAGCTGTATCCACTTCACATTGTTCTCAGCCTAACACTACTGAATATGATATGGCCATGGAGTGGTGCTTACTACAAGAAAGATCAGACCTTGTTTGGGGGAACCTGTATAAG caACAAGGTAAGGAGTTGAGAAAACTCAAAGCTGAACTCAAGGCCAAATGA
- the LOC117615150 gene encoding protein ALTERED PHOSPHATE STARVATION RESPONSE 1-like: MGCAQSRIDNEESVSRCKERRNLMKEAVVARNAFASGHSGYTMALKNAGAALSDYGHGETQQTQELEILQSHNRPLDPTTEPPPPPPPHLENLNLPPPPPPLPTFTPSPIKRATSLPAMSAEARKIGGRGVGLAIAEEDEEEEDHENDDEDESHKGFQRGSRNGASETTSSPTRTPEMKPVPLMPESKGMAWDYFFMVDNMPGPSLSENEGEEFGEDENVEVGGGGGGGGDLGDDVEPKTPEKVEEIEEKVEETPVKPTMEHSKTAPPEFSRRVVNVIPSVTLMEILNKIDDNFLKASESAQEVSKMLEATRLHYHSNFADNRGHIDHSARVMRVITWNRSFRGIPGDGKDENSEDYETHATVLDKLLAWEKKLYDEVKQGELMKVEYQRKVALLNKQKKRNASAETLEKTKAAVSHLHTRYIVDMQSMDSTVSEVNQLRDEQLYPKLVSLADGMAKMWENMCTHHGSQLKIVTDLKSLDIAHTPMETTKHHHDRTVQLYNVLQEWLSQFDKLVTHQKQYIQALNGWLKLNLIPIESSLKEKISSPPRVQHPPIQVLLHSWHDFLEKLPDELAKSAISSFAAVIKTIILHQEEEMKLKEKFEETRKEYLRKSQAFDDWYQKYAQRHAEMDQERGEDANPKDPVAERKFIVESLKKKLEEEVEAHQRHCIQVREKSLGSLKTRLPEIFRAMSDYAHTCSESYGKLRSLTEPKA, translated from the exons ATGGGGTGCGCCCAATCGAGAATAGACAACGAAGAATCAGTCTCGCGATGCAAGGAACGCAGAAACCTGATGAAGGAGGCTGTGGTGGCTCGAAACGCCTTTGCTTCGGGCCATTCCGGCTACACCATGGCCTTGAAGAACGCCGGAGCTGCGTTAAGCGATTACGGGCACGGTGAAACCCAACAAACCCAAGAGCTCGAAATCCTCCAAAGCCACAATCGGCCACTGGACCCCACCACTGAGCCACCTCCTCCGCCGCCGCCTCACCTCGAGAATCTCAACCTTCCACCGCCTCCGCCGCCTCTACCCACTTTCACTCCGAGTCCGATCAAGAGGGCTACCAGCTTGCCGGCAATGAGTGCTGAGGCTCGGAAAATTGGGGGGCGGGGAGTTGGGTTGGCCATTGCTGAAgaggatgaggaggaagaggaccatgaaaatgatgatgaagatgagagTCATAAAGGGTTTCAGAGGGGATCGAGAAATGGGGCTTCGGAAACGACGTCGTCGCCGACGAGGACGCCGGAGATGAAGCCGGTGCCTCTAATGCCTGAATCTAAGGGCATGGCTTGGGACTACTTCTTTATGGTGGATAACATGCCGGGACCTTCTTTGAGTGAGAATGAAGGTGAGGAGTTTGGTGAAGATGAGAATGTGGAGGttggcggtggtggtggtggtggtggtgatttGGGTGATGACGTTGAGCCAAAGACTCCGGAGAAGGTGGAGGAGATTGAGGAGAAGGTGGAGGAGACTCCGGTGAAGCCGACAATGGAGCATTCAAAGACGGCGCCACCGGAGTTTAGTAGAAGAGTGGTCAATGTGATCCCCAGTGTGACTTTGATGGAGATATTGAATAAGATTGATGATAATTTCTTGAAGGCCTCGGAGAGTGCACAGGAGGTTTCAAAGATGCTCGAGGCCACTCGGTTGCATTATCACTCGAATTTTGCAGATAATCGAG GACACATTGATCATTCTGCAAGGGTCATGCGTGTTATTACATGGAATAGGTCGTTCAGAGGCATACCAGGTGATGGGAAGGATGAAAACTCAGAAGATTATGAAACTCATGCCACTGTTTTGGACAAGTTACTAGCATGGGAAAAGAAACTTTATGATGAAGTGAAG CAAGGGGAGCTTATGAAGGTTGAGTATCAGAGAAAGGTTGCTCTGCTGAATAAACAGAAGAAACGCAACGCCAGTGCTGAAACcttagaaaaaacaaaagcagctGTAAGTCATTTGCATACAAGATACATAGTTGACATGCAGTCCATGGATTCTACAGTTTCagaagtaaatcaattacggGATGAGCAGCTGTACCCTAAACTTGTttctctagctgatgg GATGGCAAAAATGTGGGAAAACATGTGCACGCATCATGGCAGCCAGCTGAAGATTGTCACAGACCTAAAATCCCTTGACATTGCCCATACTCCGATGGAAACCACAAAGCACCACCATGACCGCACTGTCCAGCTCTATAATGTTCTCCAAGAATGGCTTTCACAGTTTGATAAGCTCGTGACTCATCAAAAACAATACATCCAAGCTCTTAATGGCTGGTTGAAGCTAAATCTCATTCCCATTGAAAGCAGCTTAAAAGAGAAAATCTCATCCCCGCCAAGAGTTCAACATCCTCCAATTCAAGTCCTCCTCCATTCATGGCATGATTTCCTTGAAAAGCTTCCTGATGAACTTGCAAAATCTGCAATATCGTCCTTTGCAGCTGTGATAAAGACCATAATACTTCATCAGGAGGAAGAGATGAAGCTAAAGGAGAAGTTTGAGGAAACAAGGAAGGAGTATCTGCGTAAAAGTCAGGCATTCGACGACTGGTACCAAAAGTACGCGCAGAGACACGCAGAAATGGATCAGGAGAGAGGTGAAGATGCAAATCCCAAGGATCCTGTCGCCGAGAGGAAGTTCATTGTTGAGAGCTTGAAGAAGAAACTGGAAGAGGAGGTTGAAGCTCACCAGAGACACTGTATCCAGGTGAGAGAGAAGTCTCTGGGGAGTCTCAAAACTCGCTTGCCCGAGATCTTCCGTGCCATGTCAGACTATGCTCATACCTGTTCCGAGTCTTATGGAAAACTGAGGTCCCTTACGGAGCCAAAAGCTTGA
- the LOC117624653 gene encoding two-on-two hemoglobin-3: MQSLQAKAAEWSGVDSADAFAIDESNLFEKLGLQAFVNLSTNFYNRVYDDEQEWFRSIFASSKKEDAIQNQYEFFVQRMGGPNLYSQRRGHPALIARHRPFPVTHEAAERWLHHMQQALDTSSDIDAESKLKMMNFFRHTAFFLVAGDELKKNQTQAQQPPPSKHGTSNNHHACKKI, encoded by the exons atgcagagCCTGCAAGCCAAGGCCGCCGAGTGGAGCGGAGTTGACTCGGCGGACGCGTTCGCCATCGACGAGTCGAACCTGTTCGAGAAACTAGGGCTCCAGGCCTTCGTCAACCTCTCCACCAATTTCTACAACAG GGTTTACGACGACGAACAAGAATGGTTTCGATCAATTTTCGCCAGTTCCAAGAAGGAAGACGCAATCCAAAACCAGTACGAGTTTTTCGTGCAGAGAATGGGAGGCCCCAATCTCTACTCTCAGAGAAGAG GCCATCCGGCTCTGATTGCACGTCACCGTCCATTTCCCGTCACGCACGAAGCGGCAGAGAGGTGGCTGCATCATATGCAGCAAGCATTGGACACCAGTTCTGACATTGATGCCGAGTCCAAGCTCAAAATGATGAACTTTTTTAGGCACACTGCGTTCTTCCTTGTGGCTGGAGACGAGTTGAAGAAGAATCAGACTCAGGCACAGCAACCTCCTCCATCTAAGCATGGAACCAGCAACAACCACCATGCGtgcaaaaaaatttga